In Pseudorasbora parva isolate DD20220531a chromosome 20, ASM2467924v1, whole genome shotgun sequence, a single window of DNA contains:
- the socs2 gene encoding suppressor of cytokine signaling 2 isoform X1 has protein sequence MTCHSSDSTESIENERRSQTETQVTESEQSRIATAMRDLKNTAGWYWGSLTANEAKEILQDTSEGTFLVRDSSQRDYLFTISAMTSAGPTNLRIEYKDGKFKLDSVVLVKPKLKQFDSVVHLVEHYVQLSRTSCKDRTTSLAPSNGTVQLLLTTPVYTATPSLQHLCRIAINKTTRRVEELPLPNRLKDYLTDYTYNV, from the exons ATGACCTGTCACTCATCCGACTCCACGGAAAGCATCGAGAATGAAAGGAGATCGCAAACCGAAACCCAAGTCACGGAGTCCGAACAGAGTCGCATTGCTACTGCCATGAGAGACCTTAAAAACACCG CAGGCTGGTATTGGGGCAGCCTGACAGCCAACGAAGCCAAGGAGATCCTGCAGGACACGTCGGAAGGCACGTTTCTGGTCCGGGACAGCTCTCAGAGGGACTACCTCTTTACCATATCTGCCATGACATCTGCGGGACCAACCAACCTGCGTATCGAATACAAGGATGGCAAGTTCAAGCTGGACTCCGTGGTGCTGGTCAAGCCCAAACTCAAGCAGTTCGACAGCGTCGTCCATCTCGTGGAGCACTATGTGCAGCTGTCCCGGACATCTTGTAAGGACAGGACTACTTCTCTCGCCCCGTCCAATGGCACCGTGCAGCTGCTGCTCACGACTCCGGTGTACACAGCCACACCGTCTCTGCAGCATCTGTGTCGTATTGCCATCAATAAAACAACACGGCGAGTAGAGGAACTTCCTTTGCCGAATCGGCTGAAGGATTACCTGACAGACTACACCTATAATGTATAG
- the socs2 gene encoding suppressor of cytokine signaling 2 isoform X2, with product MTCHSSDSTESIENERRSQTETQVTESEQSRIATAMRDLKNTGWYWGSLTANEAKEILQDTSEGTFLVRDSSQRDYLFTISAMTSAGPTNLRIEYKDGKFKLDSVVLVKPKLKQFDSVVHLVEHYVQLSRTSCKDRTTSLAPSNGTVQLLLTTPVYTATPSLQHLCRIAINKTTRRVEELPLPNRLKDYLTDYTYNV from the exons ATGACCTGTCACTCATCCGACTCCACGGAAAGCATCGAGAATGAAAGGAGATCGCAAACCGAAACCCAAGTCACGGAGTCCGAACAGAGTCGCATTGCTACTGCCATGAGAGACCTTAAAAACACCG GCTGGTATTGGGGCAGCCTGACAGCCAACGAAGCCAAGGAGATCCTGCAGGACACGTCGGAAGGCACGTTTCTGGTCCGGGACAGCTCTCAGAGGGACTACCTCTTTACCATATCTGCCATGACATCTGCGGGACCAACCAACCTGCGTATCGAATACAAGGATGGCAAGTTCAAGCTGGACTCCGTGGTGCTGGTCAAGCCCAAACTCAAGCAGTTCGACAGCGTCGTCCATCTCGTGGAGCACTATGTGCAGCTGTCCCGGACATCTTGTAAGGACAGGACTACTTCTCTCGCCCCGTCCAATGGCACCGTGCAGCTGCTGCTCACGACTCCGGTGTACACAGCCACACCGTCTCTGCAGCATCTGTGTCGTATTGCCATCAATAAAACAACACGGCGAGTAGAGGAACTTCCTTTGCCGAATCGGCTGAAGGATTACCTGACAGACTACACCTATAATGTATAG